AGTGATGGCTCCTCAGCTTGTCATTAAAAATCCCCAAGGCTCATATGCTTAGAAATTAGTCCTAAAGTACCTCCCCATCAaagcttaacctctctgaggctcactttcctcctttgtaaTGTAGGTATATCCCATCTAAAGACTTCAATTACTTCAGGGCTCTATGATTTCAGGTGCAGATCGCAAAGCCTCCATACCTTTGTCAAGGATCTGCACGAATCTGGCTGAACAAGATTCAGCCCCTGCTGACGAACTTATTCTTTGATGACTGACCAAGCCCATGACCAGGCCTTTCCTGAAGCCTCTGAGGCTTATTGACATTGGCTCCTGAGCCAGGCAGAGGCACACCAGCCCTCAGCTGGAAGGGCACTTAGGAGTTTGTGTCGCAGGCACTTGAATGATGGGCTGGGCTTAGGAATAGGGGTTTGGTTTGAACAGCTTGGCCAAGAAGACTTTGTGCTGGCTCCTGGGCAGCCTTCAGAATTAGTCAAGGCCATTATCAGGGTGGCTCTCAAATGTGCTGCCCATCACacattacaaagtgcttttctgcAACAGCCTTGGGAGATGAGCAGTGGGAGCAGGATTGTTCCCATccccatttctcagatgagggaactgagacctcCGAGAGGTGAAGGGACCTACCCAAAGTGGTAATGCCAGGACCCATGGTCTTCTGACTCCCGGGGTAAAAGGGTGGATCTGCCTCACTCCACAGCGTTACATGCTGACCTGGGGCCTCCCTTGGGAGCTGGGGAAAACCTGCTAGAGCTGTCTCCTGGGTGTTAGGTGAAGAATGGAATATATGCCTCCTGAATAATGGGCTTCCAGAGGGAGCAAGAAGCAGACAGACCCAGTGACTGGGGGAGTGCTTCCTCCACAGGCTGGGCcccagggaggcagggagggattgGCCAGCTCCCCTCAGGGGCCTGTCTCACTCTCTGTGCTTCTTTGCGTGTCTTGTGCCAGGCTCGTCTGTACAGCCTGCAGTCAGACCCAGCGACCTACTGCAATGAACCCGATGGTAAgtgaaaggggggggggggcgtggaaACCACAGCCCCACCCTACCCTCATGCCCTAGGCCGTGGGGATGTACAGGGATGGAGGAGCCAGTGTGTCAGATGGGACTGGCTTCCTGTGCCCACACTGGTGACCAACCTTGCTGCTGCCAGTAGTGTTTCATGGCCCTGCTTAGTGTTCTGAAGCTCTTCATCAGAGAGTCATCGGATCAgggattcagagccagaaggaacccaGAGCATTGAACCTGAGTTGCATCCCCACTCAGTCTTTTACCGTCCTTGTGACTTTttacaggtcacttaacttctctgggcttcagtttgctcGTTTCTAGAAGGAGGTACTTGGACTATAGATGGCCTCTCTAGGGTTGGTGCCTTCTCGCTCCCGTGACCCTAGAGGTGACGCAAGCCAACCCTCTGTTTTGTAGAGGCGGGACTCCCCATTGAAGCACCACCTCCTTCAGGAAACTTACtccacttccttctcttcctgttttACCCCTACCCCCATGAACAATAAAGACCTTTTTTAGACCTCCTCTACCCTCCTTTGTTTGCAGCTCTCTAATACACTTAGTATCTAACTCCATGTAATATCTGAGTCTGTCTCCCTCCTTTACTAAAGAGGATCTTTAGTAAAGTATATGCTCTATGAAGCCTCGAACTCTTGTTTTCTCTGAACTTTGTATCTTCCCCCAGTCCTTGGCACAGTTTTCTACACCCAGAGGGCACTTAACTACGCTTGTCCTGTTGTATCATCCTGTACTGTATATCTGTTCCTTTCCAGGGCCTCCAGAGCTGTTTGACACCTGGCTATCTCAGTTCcatttggaggaaaagaaagaagagatctcCAATCTGCTCATCAGCAGCCCCTCCATCCGGGCTCTCTATACCAAGATGGTGAGGAGCCCTTTGGGGTGGGACTGAGCATGGCCAGCCAATGTAGGAGGCTCCAGGGCAGTTACTAGCAGAGCTAGCTGATCCAGGTGTCAGGGAACCAGGGGAGCAGGGTGTGACCTGAACCAAGGTGCAGAACCATTATGAGCAAGACTAACTGCCTTTCatccattcagcaaacattcagCCCCCATGGACAGAGAGACTTGTTCTAAGAGTCAGGAGAGTCACAAAATTCAGGCCAGACGTAGACCCACTTCTCACAGAGCTCACAATCTATACAGGGGCCTATGGTTCACAATATTAGGTGAGTGCGTTAAGGAGTGTAAAACAGATAGGCAATGGAGAGGTGGGGATCAAGGAAAGCTTTTCCTGGAGAAAGCATTTGAGCCAAGTGTTAAACATTCTGCAGGCATTCATTCAGCAagtgaggaagaaagaatagGGCATGTTGCAGGGAGAGGGAATTGGCCAGTTTAGGTCCATTGCCCATCTTCGACATCTGTTCTACACCTCCTGAATGTACTTTTTTACATGAGGTAAGGCTGGAAATGTGACAGTAAGCATATGTTGAAAGCTGAGGTGTGTCCGATTTTAGAGGAGCTTGAATATCAGATATGGGGTTTAGAACTTGACTCCATGAGAACTAGGGAACCAGTGAAGATGtgtgagcagaggagtgacataatCTGGTATTTGTGACAATGCCTGATTGGGAATGGAAGGATTCCTCCAAGGGCCCAATGAAGTGTGTCCTCTTGAGGGGTTCCACATTGGTTTAAAGCTTGCTGGCAGATACTGATGGGTAAGCCCAAAAGAATCTTGGCACTTTGCAAAGGCAGCCTCTTCGCCTGTGATACATATAGACGTTCACATTTTTCCAGGTCCCAGCAGCTGTTTCCCACTCGGAATTTTGGCACCGATACTTCTACAGGCTCCACCACTTAGAACAGGTATAACCATCCTTGCCTGGAAAGGGCGGTGGGCAGGGTGTTTGGTGGGTGAGGGGGAATGGAAGAAAGGGCTTGGGGGAAGGCATCTTGACCCtcgtctgtctcttctccctctctaggAAGAAGCCCGGAGGGATGCTCTGAAACAACGAGCCGAGCAAAGTGTTTCTGAGGAACCAGgctgggaggaagaggaaggtaagtgaggaagggctattTGGCCAAGTGTGCCACCTATGCAGTCACAGCCTGTGAGGAATTCTGCTGTGCTGAGGTTCTGGCGTTCATTCTTTCACAGATATACCAGCAGTGTGAAGAGCCATGAGCTATATATACATGTTAGATGAggcatgatccctgccctcagggaggagACAGAATATGTGTGATGAGATAGGACACGATAAATGTGTTATTAAGGTGCCAAGTGCTGTTTGATGTCTGAGGGCATCATAGAGGAGACTGCGTTTGAGTTTGGCTTAAGAATATGTAGCAATTCCACAGGTGAAGAAGAGGATGAAGGGCTTCTCTGGAAGCTCTAATAGAAGTATTATTAGGACAGTTGTTGCCTCTCATGCCTGCCCAAATCCTTGCTAGGCATGTGTTAGGCATATGCTGGGACCCTGCTCAGTCACAATGGTAACCCCTTTTTTCCACTTTCCCATTCACCCCCACAGAGGGACCCTCAGCAACATCTCTGCTGAATGTGCAAGCCCAAGAAGAGGAAAAAGCTGCTAAGCCAGGCCCTGCCCCGACTGCTAAGGGTTTGGCCAGCCATCCTCACAGTCCTTCTGAGGAGAGTCTGGGAATTGTGGCTACACCCTCAGCAGAGGTCACCCCATCAGAGAGTAGCGAGAGCGTCTCACTTGTGACCCAGCTTGTCAACCCTGCTTTTACACCTGAAGCCCCCTCACTGGTGCAGACAGCCCCTGCTAAGGACCTCTCCCAAAAGCTTTTGGAAGCCACTTTGGAAGACCAGGTTCCCACAGCTGATGCAGGAGAGACGGGTCCACCTCCTGTGGAACGGCCCAAGCCTCCAACCCCCAGCGGGCGTCCAAACAGCTCTGAACCCAAGCCAGTGATCAGAGTAGAGACTCTGAGAGAGGAGGGACCAACAGACTTACGGGTGTTTGAATTGAACTCGGATAGTGGGAAGTCCACGCCTTCCAACAATGGGAAGAAAGGTGGGTCTGAAAGGCCAGAGCCAAGGAGGTGGTTGGGAGTATCCTTGTATACTGTATACCAACCCATCCTCCTTTGTTCTGGTCAGGTTCTTAGGGACAGAGCCAAATCGCCTCTGTCTTAACTGACTTTGGTCCGGTTCTCACTGGCCCTGGGCTGGGAGCAGTGATTTGGGAGCACCGTTGGTGATGGTGTTTTCAACTGAGGGGACCCCATTGTCATGCTGGTATTAAAGGATAaggtgaagaaagaaagggacTTAGCTAAGAGTCACCAGATCTCATGGTGTGTTCATCTAGTGCTAAACAGTCCTTGTAGAGGATCCGAGTCAGAACCAGGAGCTTCCAGGGCAGCTGAGAAGGCCagagtctgtctgtctgtctgtctgtctgtctgtctgtctgtctctacctacacacacacacacacacacacacacacacacacacacacacacacaaatgtgggTATTCAGGTGCTGAATGGTCCCCTGTACTCTCTCATCACTCTCTAGAAGCACAAGAGAAGttaaatcctttccagctctcctgAGGGAGAGGTGATGTGGGAGTGAGAGTAACAATAGTTCTCATTTCAATGGCAAGATAAGAATAATTGGGGAAAACTTCCTGGAAGGGTGAGTCTTGAGCTTCCAGAATGGTGTGATTTGCCAAGAAGGGCCAAAGGCATTCTAGACTGCAGGAATATcctgagacagagaaaggggagggagccTGAGGGCCACGTACAGAAGAACAGTGAAGATCCCAGCCTAGGAAAGGTAACAGTGCACTAGAGGGGAAGGGAGTCAGAACACCGGGGCTCCGGCCACATCTCTGCGGCTGACTTAATAGCGGACTAGTCCCCTTTATGGGCCTGTTTTCTTATGTAAACTGAGAGTGTTGAACTGTggtcacaggatcacaggacTTCCCACTTGGTAGGGACCTTGGTAACTATCTGAGCCATTCCTGTCTGAAAAGGACTTTCCCCTACAGTGTACACAGGTGGTCATCCATGTATACTTGAAGACCTCCCATGAGGAGGCTCCCAGAGCAGGCCAGCCCAGCCCACTTTTGGATTGGTCTTAAAATTAAGTTCTTTTCTTatattgagcctcagttttccattttgcaatttcttttcaTAGTCCCTAGTCTACTTCCTAATCAGATGCCATGTTCTAAGCACTTTGCAGgctttaaagccctatataaatgcctagccatcattattttcattattattatcattattaatattactactgCTACCTTCTGGGAGGAGAtggcccttcagatatttgaagacaactatcatgtctgCAAACTCAACATCCTTAAGTAATGAGGCCAGTTGGTGGCACAGTTGATcaagcacctgccctggagtcaggagggcccgagttcaaatatgaccttagacacttattagctgaatgaccctggacaagtcacttaaccctaatttcctcaaaaaaagaaaagaaattaactcAAGGCCTTTCACTACCTTGGCTACTCCTTctgatatcttttctttctcaaatgtGGCCAAAACAGAATACAGAATTATAGCTATGGCTGCCCAGGGCAGAGCGAAGGGGACAAGGGGACTACTACTTCCTCATTCCTGAGATGAGCCTTCTTGGCCACCTTCCTTCTCAGAACTTTGTGAAGTCCTAGGAGCCTTGGCAGGCAGGCAGTAATCATTTAACTGTcttctgtgtgccaagcactggtgctgagtgctggggatacaatgacaagCCAAAAGAGAGAagccctgccctcgagaagcttatattccaaaGAAGGAAGACCAGGGGGAGGGGGGTGCCTAGGACAGGGAGGAAGCAGGGCTAGCCTGGGCCCATCCCCACATTGCAGGGTGGATGTCGGGGAACagttaaaaaggaaatgagataagGGGAGTCAGGGCCAGATTTTGGAAAGCTTTGACTACCAGGACAAGAAGCCTGGCTGCCGGAGAGCAAAGCCCTGACTTGTTTCCATCGGCATTTGAAGAAGAGTGTTCTTGGGGCTACTGACAGGGGAGATTGGAGGCAGGGCAAACAAAGAGGAAGCCGACCTGGCATGAGACCATGATGAAGGCAGGCTGTGATAGGCTGGGAGTGGAAAGGAAAATTCTCGTCTAGGATTGTTTTGGAAAGATGTGGGCAGGAAGGAGGCGTTGAAGGTGTTGGGCCATTGGAGCCATTTGAAATGGCTCAGCCTAAGAGCACTCAATCCCAGGCCTCAGCAGGCACTCAAAAACTGACCCATCAGACAGGATGGTTGGCCTTCCCTGTCTGTCATCATCAGCTCATCAGCTGGGCCACTTACTCAGGTGTCCCCACGGGGAAGcacttcac
This Trichosurus vulpecula isolate mTriVul1 chromosome 2, mTriVul1.pri, whole genome shotgun sequence DNA region includes the following protein-coding sequences:
- the BSDC1 gene encoding BSD domain-containing protein 1 isoform X2, with protein sequence MAEGEDGGWWRSWLQQSYQVVKEKSTEALEFMKRDLTEFSQVVQHDTACTIAATASVVKEKLTTEGSSGATEKMKKGLSDFLGVISDTFAPSPDKTIDCDVITLMGTPSGTTELYDSAKARLYSLQSDPATYCNEPDGPPELFDTWLSQFHLEEKKEEISNLLISSPSIRALYTKMVPAAVSHSEFWHRYFYRLHHLEQEEARRDALKQRAEQSVSEEPGWEEEEEGPSATSLLNVQAQEEEKAAKPGPAPTAKGLASHPHSPSEESLGIVATPSAEVTPSESSESVSLVTQLVNPAFTPEAPSLVQTAPAKDLSQKLLEATLEDQVPTADAGETGPPPVERPKPPTPSGRPNSSEPKPVIRVETLREEGPTDLRVFELNSDSGKSTPSNNGKKGSSTDISEDWEKDFDLDMTEEEVQLALSKADGSGELEDVEWEDWE
- the BSDC1 gene encoding BSD domain-containing protein 1 isoform X1, which encodes MKSQEERVQKEPRAEPGETLTTQGDMDQGPGQETKKKQSDREDGGWWRSWLQQSYQVVKEKSTEALEFMKRDLTEFSQVVQHDTACTIAATASVVKEKLTTEGSSGATEKMKKGLSDFLGVISDTFAPSPDKTIDCDVITLMGTPSGTTELYDSAKARLYSLQSDPATYCNEPDGPPELFDTWLSQFHLEEKKEEISNLLISSPSIRALYTKMVPAAVSHSEFWHRYFYRLHHLEQEEARRDALKQRAEQSVSEEPGWEEEEEGPSATSLLNVQAQEEEKAAKPGPAPTAKGLASHPHSPSEESLGIVATPSAEVTPSESSESVSLVTQLVNPAFTPEAPSLVQTAPAKDLSQKLLEATLEDQVPTADAGETGPPPVERPKPPTPSGRPNSSEPKPVIRVETLREEGPTDLRVFELNSDSGKSTPSNNGKKGSSTDISEDWEKDFDLDMTEEEVQLALSKADGSGELEDVEWEDWE